A window of Theropithecus gelada isolate Dixy chromosome 14, Tgel_1.0, whole genome shotgun sequence contains these coding sequences:
- the CDC42BPG gene encoding serine/threonine-protein kinase MRCK gamma: MEARLRALERLAPGEAGGGPGLDGLLDLLLALHHELSSGPLRRERSVAQFLSWASPFVSKVKELRLQRDDFEILKVIGRGAFGEVAVVRQRDTGQIFAMKMLHKWEMLKRAETACFREERDVLVKGDSRWVTTLHYAFQDEEYLYLVMDYYAGGDLLTLLSRFEDRLPPELAQFYLAEMVLAIHSLHQLGYIHRDVKPDNVLLDVNGHIRLADFGSCLRLNTNGMVDSSVAVGTPDYISPEILQAMEEGKGHYGPQCDWWSLGVCAYELLFGETPFYAESLVETYGKIMNHEDHLQFPPDMPDVPASAQDLIRQLLCRQEERLGRGGLDDFRNHPFFEGVDWERLASSIAPYIPELRGPMDTSNFDVDDDTLNHPGTLPPPSHGAFSGHHLPFVGFTYTSGSHSPESSSEAWAALERKLRCLEQEKVELSRKHQEALHAPTDHRELEQLRKEVQTLQERLSELLRDKASLSQLDGPTPGSPGQDSDLRQELDRLHQELAEGRAGLQAQEQELCKAQGQQDKLLQRLQEAQEREAATAIQTQALSSQLEEARAAQRELEAQVSSLSRQVMQLQGQWEQRLEESSQAKTIHTASETNGMGPPEGGPQEAQLRKEVAALREQLEQAHSHRPSGKEEALCQLQEENRRLSREQERLEAELAQEQESKQRLEGERRETESNWEAQLADILSWVNDEKVSRGYLQALATKMAEELESLRNVGTQTLPARPLDHQWKARRLQKMEASARLELQSALEAEIRAKQGLQERLTQVQEAQLQAERRLQEAEKQSQALQQELTILREELRARGPGDTKPSNSLIPFLSFRNSEKDSAKDPGISGEATRHGGEPELRPEGRRSLRMGAVFPRAPTANTASTEALPAKPGSHTLRPRSFPSPTKCLRCTSLMLGLGRQGLGCDACGYFCHTTCAPQAPPCPVPPDLLRTALGVHPETGTGTAYEGFLSVPRPSGVRRGWQRVFAALSDSRLLLFDAPDPRLSPPSGALLQVLDLRDPQFSATPVLASDVIHAQSRDLPRIFRVTTSQLAVPPTTCTVLLLAESEGERERWLQVLGELQRLLLDARPRPRPVYTLKEAYDNGLPLLPHTLCAAILDQDRLALGTEEGLFVIHLHSNDIFQVGECRRVQQLALSPSAGLLVVLCGRGPSVRLFALAELENIEVAGAKIPESRGCQALAAGSILQARTPVLCVAVKRQVLCYQLGPGPGPWQRRIRELQAPATVQSLELLGDRLCVGAAGGFALYPLLNEAAPLALGAGLVPEELPPSRGGLGEALGAVELSLSEFLLLFTTAGIYVDGAGRKSRGHELLWPAAPMGWGYAAPYLTVFSENSIDVFDVRRAEWVQTVPLKKVRPLNPEGSLFLYGTEKVRLTYLRNQLAEKDEFDIPDLTDNSRRQLFRTKSKRRFFFRVSEEQQKQQRREMLKDPFVRSKLISPPTNFNHLVHVGPANGRPGARDASRALEEKGRVSRGSSGPQRPHSFSEALRRPASMGSEGLGGDADPMKRKPWTSLSSESVSCPQGSLSPATSLMQVSERPRSLPLSPELESSP; the protein is encoded by the exons CCAGCCCCTTCGTATCAAAGGTGAAAGAACTGCGTCTGCAGAGAGATGACTTTGAAATCTTGAAGGTGATCGGCAGAGGAGCCTTTGGGGAG GTCGCCGTGGTGAGGCAGAGGGACACTGGGCAGATTTTTGCCATGAAAATGCTGCACAAGTGGGAGATGCTGAAGAGGGCTGAG ACAGCATGTTTCCGGGAGGAGCGGGATGTGCTTGTGAAAGGGGACAGCCGTTGGGTGACCACTCTGCACTATGCCTTCCAAGACGAGGAATACCTG TACCTTGTGATGGACTACTATGCCGGCGGGGACCTCCTGACGCTGCTGAGCCGCTTTGAGGACCGTCTCCCGCCTGAGCTGGCCCAGTTCTACCTGGCTGAGATGGTGCTGGCCATCCACTCACTGCACCAGCTGGGTTATATCCACAG GGACGTCAAGCCAGACAATGTCCTGCTGGATGTGAACGGGCACATTCGCCTGGCTGACTTTGGCTCCTGCCTGCGTCTCAACACCAATGGCATG gTGGATTCATCAGTGGCAGTAGGGACGCCGGACTATATCTCCCCTGAGATCCTGCAGGCCATGGAGGAGGGCAAGGGCCACTATGGCCCACAGTGTGACTGGTGGTCACTTGGAGTCTGCGCCTATGAACTGCTCTTTGGGGAGACGCCCTTCTATGCTGAGTCCTTGGTGGAAACCTACGGCAAGATCATGAACCACGAG GACCACCTGCAGTTCCCCCCGGACATGCCTGACGTGCCAGCCAGCGCCCAAGACCTGATCCGCCAGTTGCTGTGTCGCCAGGAGGAGCGGCTGGGCCGTGGTGGGCTGGACGACTTCCGGAACCATCCTTTCTTCGAAGGCGTGGACTGGGAGCGGCTGGCGAGCAGCATAGCCCCCTATATTCCTGAGCTGCGGGGGCCCATGGACACCTCCAACTTTGACGTGGATGACGACACCCTCAACCATCCA GGGACCCTGCCACCGCCCTCCCACGGGGCCTTCTCCGGCCACCACTTGCCATTTGTGGGCTTCACCTACACCTCGGGCAG TCACAGTCCTGAGAGCAGCTCTGAGGCCTGGGCTGCCCTGGAGCGGAAGCTCCGGTGTCTGGAGCAGGAGAAGGTGGAGCTGAGCAGGAAGCACCAAG AGGCCCTGCATGCCCCCACTGACCATCGGGAGCTGGAGCAGCTACGGAAGGAAGTGCAGACTCTACAGGAGAGGCTGTCAG AGCTGCTGAGGGACAAGGCCTCCTTGTCCCAGCTGGATGGGCCCACACCTGGTAGCCCAGGTCAGGACAGTGACCTGCGGCAGGAACTTGACCGGCTTCACCAG GAGCTGGCCGAGGGTCGGGCAGGGCTGCAGGCTCAGGAGCAGGAGCTCTGCAAGGCCCAGGGGCAGCAGGACAAGCTGCTTCAGAGGCTGCAGGAGGCCCAGGAGAGAGAGGCGGCCACAGCTATCCAGACCCAGGCCCTGAGCTCCCAGCTGGAGGAAGCCCGGGCTGCCCAGAGGGAG CTGGAGGCCCAGGTGTCCTCCCTGAGCCGGCAGGTGATGCAGCTGCAGGGACAGTGGGAGCAACGCCTTGAGGAGTCTTCCCAGGCCAAG ACCATCCACACAGCCTCTGAGACCAACGGGATGGGACCCCCCGAGGGTGGGCCTCAGGAGGCCCAGCTGAGGAAGGAGGTGGCCGCCCTGCGAGAGCAGCTGGAGCAGGCCCACAGCCACAG GCCGAGTGGTAAGGAGGAGGCTCTGTGCCAGCTGCAGGAGGAAAACCGGAGGCTGAGCCGGGAGCAGGAGCGG CTGGAAGCAGAGCTGGCCCAGGAGCAGGAGAGCAAGCAGCGGCTGGAGGGTGAGCGACGGGAGACGGAGAGCAACTGGGAGGCCCAGCTCGCCGACATCCTCAGCTG GGTGAACGATGAGAAGGTCTCAAGAGGCTATCTGCAGGCCCTGGCCACCAAGATGGCAGAGGAGCTGGAGTCGTTGAGGAACGTGGGCACCCAGACGCTCCCTGCCCGGCCACTG GACCACCAGTGGAAGGCGCGGCGACTGCAGAAAATGGAGGCCTCGGCTAGGCTGGAGCTGCAGTCAGCGCTGGAGGCTGAGATCCGTGCCAAGCAGGGCCTGCAGGAGCGGCTGACGCAGGTGCAGGAGGCCCAGCTGCAGGCTGAGCG CCGTCTGCAGGAGGCCGAGAAGCAGAGCCAGGCCCTGCAGCAGGAGCTCACCATTTTGCGGGAGGAGCTGCGGGCCCGAGGGCCAGGGG ACACCAAGCCCTCAAACTCCTTGATTCCCTTCCTGTCCTTCCGGAACTCAGAG AAGGATTCTGCCAAGGACCCTGGCATCTCAGGAGAGGCCACAAGGCATGGAGGGGAGCCAGAGCTGAGGCCAGAGGGCCGACGCAGCTTGCGCATGGGG GCTGTGTTCCCCAGAGCGCCCACTGCCAACACAGCCTCTACAGAAGCTCTTCCTGCTAAG CCCGGCTCACACACCCTGCGCCCCCGGAGCTTCCCATCCCCGACCAAGTGTCTCCGCTGTACCTCGCTGATGCTGGGCCTGGGCCGCCAGGGCCTGGGTTGTGATG CCTGCGGCTACTTTTGTCACACAACCTGTGCCCCACAGGCCCCACCCTGCCCCGTGCCCCCTGACCTCCTCCGCACAGCCCTGGGAGTACACCCCGAAACGGGCACAGGCACTGCCTATGAGGGCTTCCTGTCG GTGCCGCGGCCCTCAGGCGTCCGGCGGGGCTGGCAGCGGGTGTTTGCTGCCCTGAGTGACTCACGCCTGCTGCTGTTTGACGCCCCTGACCCGAGGCTCAGCCCGCCCAGCGGGGCCCTCCTGCAGGTCCTGGATCTGAG GGACCCCCAGTTCTCGGCTACTCCCGTTCTGGCCTCTGATGTCATCCATGCCCAATCCAGGGACTTGCCACGCATCTTTAGG GTGACGACCTCCCAGCTGGCAGTGCCGCCCACTACGTGCACTGTGCTGCTGCTGGCGGAGAGCGAGGGGGAGCGGGAGCGCTGGCTGCAGGTGCTGGGTGAGCTGCAGCGGCTGCTGCTGGACGCACGGCCAAGACCCCGGCCCGTGTACACACTCAAGGAGGCCTACGACAATGGGCTGCCGCTGCTGCCCCACACGCTCTGTGCTGCCATCCTCG ACCAGGATCGACTTGCGCTTGGCACCGAGGAGGGGCTCTTTGTCATCCATCTGCACAGCAATG ACATCTTCCAGGTGGGGGAGTGCCGGCGCGTGCAGCAGCTGGCCTTGAGCCCCAGCGCAGGCCTGCTGGTTGTGCTGTGTGGCCGTGGCCCCAGTGTGCGTCTCTTTGCCCTGGCGGAGCTGGAGAACATAGAGGTAGCAGGTGCCAAGATCCCCGAGTCTCGAGGCTGCCAGGCACTGGCAGCTGGAAGCATCCTGCAGGCCCGCACCCCAGTGCTCTGTGTAGCCGTCAAGCGCCAGGTGCTCTGCTACCAGCTGGGCCCgggccctgggccctggcagCGCCGTATCCGTGagctgcaggcacccgccactgtgcAGAGCCTGGAGCTGCTGGGCGACCGGCTATGTGTGGGCGCTGCCGGTGGCTTTGCGCTCTACCCGCTGCTCAATGAGGCTGCGCCATTGGCGTTGGGGGCCGGTTTGGTGCCTGAGGAGCTGCCACCATCCCGCGGGGGCCTGGGTGAGGCACTGGGTGCCGTGGAGCTTAGTCTCAGCGAGTTCCTGCTACTCTTCACCACTGCTGGCATCTACGTGGATGGCGCAGGCCGCAAGTCTCGTGGCCATGAGCTGTTGTGGCCAGCAGCGCCCATGGGCTGGG GGTACGCGGCCCCCTACCTGACAGTGTTCAGCGAGAACTCCATCGATGTGTTTGACGTGAGGAGGGCAGAATGGGTGCAGACCGTGCCGCTCAAGAAG GTGCGGCCCCTCAATCCAGAGGGCTCCCTGTTCCTCTACGGCACCGAGAAGGTCCGCCTGACCTACCTCAGGAACCAGCTGGCAG AGAAGGACGAGTTCGACATCCCGGACCTCACCGACAACAGCCGGCGCCAGCTGTTCCGCACCAAGAGCAAGCGCCGCTTCTTTTTCCGCGTGTCGGAggagcagcagaagcagcagcgcAG GGAGATGCTAAAGGACCCCTTTGTGCGCTCCAAGCTCATTTCACCGCCTACCAACTTCAACCACCTGGTACACGTGGGCCCTGCCAACGGGCGGCCCGGCGCCAGGGACGCTTCCCGG GCTCTGGAAGAGAAGGGCCGAGTTTCTCGCGGCTCCTCTGGCCCACAGCGGCCCCACAGCTTCTCCGAGGCGTTGCGGCGCCCAGCCTCCATGGGCAGCGAAGGCCTCGGTGGAGACGCAGACCCCA TGAAGAGGAAACCTTGGACATCCCTGTCCAGCGAGTCTGTGTCCTGCCCCCAGGGATCGCTGAGCCCTGCAACCTCCCTAATGCAG GTCTCAGAACGGCCCCGAAGCCTCCCCCTATCCCCTGAATTGGAGAGCTCTCCTTGA